One window of Streptomyces sp. FIT100 genomic DNA carries:
- a CDS encoding flotillin family protein, whose amino-acid sequence MSPVVTAVVGVVVLLVLLALVVVTRYKVAGPSEAFIVTGRRGKRSTDPETGRVFTDNSGQKVVVGGGVFVVPFVQQKFTLDLSSRHIPVAVRGAVTLRGVKANLEGVAIVKVGGTEDSIRAAAQRFLMQQAGIVGFTQEVLSGALRSIVGRMSVEDIIRDRAAFAGQVAEEAEASLSGQGLVLDAFQIQDITTEGSYLEDLGRPEAARARQEADIAEAVARRAAEQARLKAEEEIAVAQRTLYLKQAEIKAQTDEAAAQANAAGPLAEAARQQEVLAEQEKVAQRQAALTDRQLDTQVRKPADAARYQAEQEAEAHRIALVKEAEAASERARLTGEGEKLHRAALAEAVRIEGDADAAAIAAKGTAEAEAMRKKADAFAQYGDAAVLQMLVEVLPQVVAKAAEPLSAVDRLTVISTDGASKLSRTVTDNVAQGMELLGATTGVDLAQLLKGITARGGGNAAPVAEPPLAEPPVANGKIEITE is encoded by the coding sequence ATGAGTCCAGTTGTCACCGCGGTGGTGGGAGTCGTCGTACTCCTCGTCCTGCTGGCCCTGGTGGTCGTCACCCGGTACAAGGTCGCCGGTCCCAGCGAGGCGTTCATCGTCACCGGCCGCCGCGGCAAGAGGTCCACCGATCCGGAGACCGGCCGGGTGTTCACGGACAACAGCGGCCAGAAGGTCGTGGTCGGCGGCGGTGTCTTCGTCGTCCCGTTCGTGCAGCAGAAGTTCACCCTCGACCTGTCCAGCCGGCACATCCCGGTCGCGGTGCGCGGCGCGGTCACCCTGCGCGGTGTGAAGGCGAACCTGGAGGGCGTGGCGATCGTCAAGGTCGGCGGCACCGAGGACTCGATCCGGGCCGCCGCCCAGCGGTTCCTGATGCAGCAGGCCGGCATCGTCGGCTTCACGCAGGAGGTGCTGTCGGGCGCGCTGCGGTCCATCGTCGGCCGTATGTCCGTGGAGGACATCATCCGGGACCGGGCCGCGTTCGCCGGACAGGTCGCCGAGGAGGCCGAGGCCAGCCTCTCGGGGCAGGGCCTGGTGCTCGACGCCTTCCAGATCCAGGACATCACCACCGAGGGCTCGTATCTGGAGGACCTCGGCCGGCCCGAGGCCGCCCGCGCCAGGCAGGAGGCGGACATCGCGGAGGCGGTGGCGCGCCGCGCCGCCGAGCAGGCCCGGCTGAAGGCCGAGGAGGAGATCGCGGTCGCCCAGAGGACCCTGTACCTGAAGCAGGCCGAGATCAAGGCCCAGACGGACGAGGCCGCGGCGCAGGCCAACGCGGCGGGTCCGCTCGCCGAGGCCGCCCGCCAGCAGGAGGTCCTCGCCGAGCAGGAGAAGGTGGCCCAACGGCAGGCGGCGCTGACCGACCGTCAGCTCGACACCCAGGTCCGCAAGCCGGCCGACGCGGCCCGCTACCAGGCCGAGCAGGAGGCCGAGGCGCACCGTATCGCCCTGGTGAAGGAGGCGGAGGCGGCCTCGGAGCGCGCACGGCTGACCGGTGAGGGCGAGAAGCTCCACCGGGCGGCGCTGGCCGAGGCCGTGCGCATCGAAGGAGACGCCGATGCCGCGGCGATCGCGGCGAAGGGGACGGCGGAGGCCGAAGCGATGCGGAAGAAGGCCGACGCCTTCGCGCAGTACGGCGACGCGGCCGTCCTCCAGATGCTCGTCGAGGTGCTCCCGCAGGTCGTCGCCAAGGCGGCCGAACCGCTCAGCGCCGTGGACAGACTGACCGTCATCTCCACCGACGGGGCGAGCAAGCTGTCCCGTACGGTCACGGACAACGTCGCCCAGGGGATGGAACTCCTCGGCGCGACCACGGGTGTTGACCTCGCCCAGCTGCTCAAGGGCATCACCGCCCGAGGCGGCGGCAACGCGGCGCCGGTGGCCGAGCCGCCCCTGGCCGAGCCGCCCGTGGCCAACGGAAAGATCGAGATCACCGAATAG
- a CDS encoding alkaline phosphatase, whose protein sequence is MPLNRRDLLRSAAVAGALGAVWPLSAQLSPAQALEAAQVLGASYDPAPFTLGVASGDPLQHSVSLWTRLAPEPLADEQQLPDAVPVRWVVATDRELRRKVASGTVAATAAQGHSVHVDVHGMEPGRRYYYAFSALGRTSRLGRTRTAPARHVDRVRFATANCQHFAHGYYTALRGIAHEDVDFVIHLGDYIYENGTYSGTPRDHEGPAVFDLVSYRRRHALYKGDPDLRAAHAAHPWYLTWDNHEVQGYYDGRDDAAFLARRDAAYQAWYEHMPHRMVGSDPVPQQQIYRRRNWGDLLDLTVLDLRQYRNRADRADSTILGAKQRDWLLDQARSARGWHCWANSIMLSKLDNPGGDYYYDMQWDGYRAERTEVLSELHGLGVEDFVVVTGDWHSAFVDDIRPDFENPDSPVIGTEFTAHSVTSDSYGPEWNAARGPEIGRLNPHLQYFEGDRYGYDVHEVTARRWTTEMRVIADRLDPAARVTTLTKFHVDRGRVGAYEDKRTATSPAQYRRPAADRR, encoded by the coding sequence ATGCCCCTGAACCGTCGCGACCTGCTCAGATCCGCCGCCGTGGCCGGCGCACTGGGCGCGGTCTGGCCGCTGAGCGCACAGCTCTCCCCGGCTCAGGCCCTGGAGGCCGCCCAGGTGCTGGGAGCGTCGTACGATCCGGCGCCGTTCACGCTGGGGGTCGCGTCAGGCGACCCGCTGCAGCACTCGGTCTCGCTGTGGACACGGCTCGCCCCGGAGCCGCTCGCTGACGAGCAGCAGCTGCCGGACGCGGTGCCGGTGCGGTGGGTCGTCGCCACCGACCGCGAGCTGCGGCGGAAGGTCGCGTCGGGCACCGTCGCGGCGACCGCCGCGCAGGGCCACAGCGTGCACGTCGACGTGCACGGGATGGAGCCGGGCAGGCGGTACTACTACGCGTTCAGCGCGCTCGGCAGGACCAGCCGGCTCGGCCGCACGAGGACCGCGCCGGCCCGCCACGTCGACCGGGTCCGGTTCGCCACCGCCAACTGCCAGCATTTCGCCCACGGTTACTACACGGCACTGCGCGGCATCGCCCACGAGGACGTCGACTTCGTCATCCACCTCGGCGACTACATCTACGAGAACGGCACCTACTCCGGCACCCCGCGCGACCACGAGGGCCCCGCGGTGTTCGACCTCGTCTCGTACCGGCGCCGGCACGCCCTCTACAAGGGCGACCCGGACCTGCGCGCCGCCCATGCCGCCCACCCCTGGTACCTCACCTGGGACAACCACGAGGTGCAGGGCTACTACGACGGCCGCGACGACGCCGCGTTCCTGGCCCGCCGGGACGCCGCCTACCAGGCGTGGTACGAGCACATGCCCCACCGCATGGTGGGCAGCGACCCCGTGCCGCAGCAGCAGATCTACCGCCGCCGGAACTGGGGCGACCTGCTGGACCTGACCGTCCTCGACCTGCGGCAGTACCGCAACCGGGCCGACCGCGCGGACAGCACCATCCTCGGCGCCAAGCAGCGCGACTGGCTGCTCGACCAGGCGCGCAGCGCCCGCGGCTGGCACTGCTGGGCCAACTCGATCATGCTGTCCAAGCTGGACAACCCCGGTGGCGACTACTACTACGACATGCAGTGGGACGGCTACCGGGCCGAGCGCACCGAGGTGCTCTCGGAGCTGCACGGCCTCGGTGTCGAGGACTTCGTGGTCGTCACCGGGGACTGGCACTCGGCCTTCGTGGACGACATCCGCCCGGACTTCGAGAACCCCGACTCTCCCGTGATCGGCACCGAGTTCACCGCCCACTCGGTGACCTCGGACTCGTACGGCCCCGAGTGGAACGCCGCGCGCGGCCCCGAGATCGGGCGCCTCAACCCGCATCTCCAGTACTTCGAGGGGGACCGCTACGGATACGACGTCCACGAGGTCACCGCGCGCCGCTGGACGACGGAGATGCGGGTGATCGCCGACCGTCTGGACCCCGCGGCCCGGGTCACGACGCTGACGAAGTTCCACGTCGACCGCGGCCGGGTCGGTGCGTACGAGGACAAGCGGACCGCGACGTCCCCCGCCCAGTACCGGCGCCCCGCCGCCGACCGGCGGTAG
- a CDS encoding polysaccharide lyase produces the protein MRKRFLAVLPAVAAWTLLAASPASASVTWDGEASQGTGVFGSIECPAPGGVVGAAQTDGHGTVWRYTKAVGLDRCESRGIRVGGAKYVFQNNSTYYLGWESKLSATSLPTGDFVVFQWKSYPNATQNYPLLMTVNNDRVNLVYVGTDAAWHTIWSAPVAAWDWHRFVLAIHTSDSATGGWTELWFDGVKQTFTNGATRYTGRTWDSANEPKWGVYDRDHPDSEVVNRIDSLRLGTAYADVD, from the coding sequence ATGCGCAAGCGATTCCTCGCCGTCCTGCCGGCCGTCGCCGCCTGGACCCTGCTCGCCGCCTCACCCGCCAGTGCGTCGGTGACCTGGGACGGCGAAGCCTCCCAAGGGACCGGCGTCTTCGGAAGCATCGAATGCCCCGCGCCCGGCGGCGTCGTCGGCGCCGCCCAGACCGACGGTCACGGCACGGTCTGGCGCTACACCAAGGCGGTCGGCCTCGACCGCTGCGAGTCGCGCGGCATCAGGGTCGGCGGCGCCAAGTACGTGTTCCAGAACAACAGCACGTACTACCTCGGCTGGGAGAGCAAGCTCTCCGCCACCAGCCTGCCCACCGGCGACTTCGTCGTCTTCCAGTGGAAGTCGTATCCCAACGCCACGCAGAACTATCCGCTGCTGATGACGGTCAACAACGACCGCGTGAACCTGGTGTACGTCGGCACGGACGCGGCCTGGCACACCATCTGGTCCGCCCCGGTCGCGGCCTGGGACTGGCACCGCTTCGTCCTCGCGATCCACACCTCGGACTCGGCCACCGGCGGCTGGACCGAGCTGTGGTTCGACGGGGTGAAGCAGACCTTCACCAACGGCGCCACCCGCTACACGGGCCGCACCTGGGACAGCGCCAACGAGCCCAAGTGGGGCGTCTACGACCGCGACCACCCGGACAGCGAGGTCGTCAACCGCATCGACAGCCTCAGGCTCGGCACCGCCTACGCCGACGTCGACTGA
- a CDS encoding potassium channel family protein: MEWLVTLAGAGLVMLALRDVFHTLWHPTRRGGLSRHVMTALWKLSQWLPLRRRAAGLAGPLAMVTVVAMWAGTVVVGWALIYWPHLPEGFSFAAGLEPAEHSGLVDALYISLVTVATLGLGDIAPVEPWLRIVAPLEALVGFALLTATVSWVLEIYPALTRRRALALRLSQLQRNDPSPLQPDSAPGAGVLESLAAEVARISVDFLQYPESYYFHEGEDRTSLAARVRYVADLADLADLADRGDGARHADVRLAAALLTTALADLAAILDQRFLHSGGTVRDVCRAYAEDHGRGGS, translated from the coding sequence ATGGAATGGCTGGTCACCTTGGCCGGAGCGGGGCTGGTCATGCTCGCGCTGCGGGATGTCTTCCATACGCTGTGGCATCCCACCCGTCGCGGCGGGCTCAGCCGGCACGTCATGACGGCGCTGTGGAAACTGTCGCAGTGGCTTCCGCTCCGCCGGCGGGCGGCGGGACTCGCGGGTCCGCTCGCCATGGTCACGGTGGTCGCGATGTGGGCGGGCACGGTGGTGGTGGGATGGGCGCTGATCTACTGGCCGCACCTGCCGGAGGGCTTCTCGTTCGCCGCCGGCCTGGAGCCCGCCGAGCACAGCGGGCTCGTCGACGCGCTGTACATCTCGCTGGTCACCGTGGCCACCCTCGGACTGGGCGACATCGCCCCCGTCGAGCCATGGCTCAGGATCGTCGCGCCGCTGGAAGCCCTCGTGGGCTTCGCCCTGCTGACCGCCACCGTCTCCTGGGTCCTGGAGATCTACCCCGCGCTCACCCGCAGACGGGCGCTCGCCCTGCGGCTGTCGCAGCTCCAGCGCAACGACCCGTCGCCGCTCCAGCCGGACTCGGCACCGGGGGCCGGCGTCCTGGAGAGCCTCGCCGCGGAAGTGGCCCGCATTTCGGTCGACTTCCTCCAGTACCCCGAGTCCTACTACTTCCACGAGGGCGAGGACCGCACCTCCCTGGCCGCGCGGGTCCGGTACGTCGCCGACCTCGCCGACCTCGCCGACCTCGCCGACCGGGGCGACGGAGCCCGGCACGCCGACGTACGGCTCGCCGCCGCGCTGCTCACCACCGCTCTCGCCGACCTCGCCGCCATCCTCGACCAGCGCTTTCTGCACAGCGGTGGCACGGTGCGGGACGTCTGCCGTGCCTACGCGGAGGATCACGGCAGAGGCGGGAGCTGA
- a CDS encoding zinc-dependent alcohol dehydrogenase family protein — MKALVFQGPGQTSWQDVPDPGIKDAADVIVRVDAVTICGTDLHIIKGDVPDVAPGTVLGHEAVGEVMETGGDVRTVRPGDRVLVSCIAACGRCRFCRENRYGQCRGGGGWILGHLVDGTQAEYVRVPFADLSVHPLPSQVDNDDAVLLADIFPTAYEVGVVNGHVRPGDTLVVVGAGPIGLAVIATARLYTPGRIIAVDLAASRLTAARAVGADATVSAEEEPERLVEDLTDGLGADVVVEAVGVPEAFEMCTRMVRPGGRVANVGVHGKPAALHLEDLWIKDVTITTGLVDTHSTPLLLRMMAAGRLPASGLVTHRFELGQMEEAYDVFSRAADTGALKVVLGGPRHDTVDRPAEPLSPPRV; from the coding sequence ATGAAGGCACTCGTCTTCCAGGGACCGGGGCAGACGTCCTGGCAGGACGTACCCGACCCGGGCATCAAGGACGCGGCGGACGTGATCGTCCGCGTCGACGCGGTCACCATCTGCGGCACGGACCTGCACATCATCAAGGGCGATGTGCCCGACGTGGCGCCGGGGACCGTCCTCGGGCACGAGGCCGTCGGCGAGGTGATGGAGACCGGCGGGGACGTGCGCACCGTCCGTCCCGGCGACCGGGTGCTGGTGTCGTGCATCGCCGCGTGCGGGCGCTGCCGCTTCTGCCGCGAGAACCGGTACGGGCAGTGCCGGGGAGGCGGCGGCTGGATCCTGGGCCACCTGGTCGACGGGACCCAGGCCGAGTACGTCCGCGTGCCCTTCGCCGACCTGTCCGTGCACCCGCTGCCCAGCCAGGTCGACAACGACGACGCCGTCCTGCTGGCCGACATCTTCCCCACCGCCTACGAGGTCGGCGTGGTGAACGGCCACGTCCGCCCGGGCGACACCCTCGTCGTGGTCGGCGCGGGCCCGATCGGGCTGGCCGTGATCGCCACGGCCCGGCTGTACACCCCCGGGCGGATCATCGCCGTGGACCTGGCCGCCTCCCGCCTGACCGCGGCGCGGGCCGTCGGCGCCGACGCGACGGTCAGCGCCGAGGAGGAGCCGGAACGGCTGGTCGAGGACCTGACCGACGGACTGGGCGCCGATGTCGTCGTGGAGGCGGTGGGCGTACCCGAGGCGTTCGAGATGTGCACCCGCATGGTGCGGCCGGGCGGCCGGGTCGCGAACGTCGGCGTCCACGGCAAGCCCGCGGCGCTGCACCTCGAAGACCTGTGGATCAAGGACGTGACGATCACGACCGGGCTGGTCGACACGCACTCCACGCCGCTGCTGCTGAGGATGATGGCGGCGGGCAGGCTCCCCGCCTCCGGGCTGGTCACCCACCGCTTCGAACTGGGGCAGATGGAGGAGGCGTACGACGTCTTCTCGCGCGCCGCCGACACCGGTGCGCTCAAGGTGGTGCTCGGCGGTCCCCGGCACGACACTGTCGACCGGCCGGCGGAGCCGCTGTCTCCACCGAGGGTGTGA
- a CDS encoding pyridoxamine 5'-phosphate oxidase family protein, whose product MRKAESGQPGGGTGAGAAAGSGGGAAAGSGGGAGGGSGGGAGAGTAHGQCTDLGRRVAARRQELGLTREQLAERSGAAATYIEYVEERSAAPGIGVVLRIADALETTVAELTGGAAEQPPGRSSASRNAELLELDDAECRELLSTHGVGRVAVFTPDGPAVVPVNYLVSGGDIAFRTAPGSAAAAADGAEVAFEVDHIDDAFRRGWSVLAVGPGRAVTDPDAVGRLEAEAPTLPWAGGERRLWLAITPTRVTGRRIVNPQAGHGPCGSAEDTARGVSDP is encoded by the coding sequence ATGCGGAAGGCAGAATCCGGGCAGCCGGGTGGCGGCACCGGAGCCGGAGCGGCTGCCGGATCCGGTGGCGGCGCGGCTGCCGGATCCGGTGGCGGCGCGGGTGGCGGATCCGGTGGCGGAGCGGGTGCGGGCACGGCACACGGCCAGTGCACGGACCTGGGGCGGCGCGTCGCCGCCCGCCGCCAGGAGCTCGGGCTGACCCGCGAGCAGCTCGCCGAGCGCAGCGGCGCCGCGGCCACCTACATCGAGTACGTCGAGGAGCGGTCGGCGGCCCCGGGCATCGGTGTCGTCCTGCGGATCGCCGACGCGCTGGAGACCACGGTCGCGGAGCTCACCGGCGGTGCCGCCGAGCAGCCGCCGGGCAGGAGCAGCGCGTCGCGCAACGCCGAGCTGCTCGAACTCGATGATGCGGAGTGCCGCGAGCTGCTGTCCACGCACGGCGTCGGCCGCGTGGCCGTGTTCACGCCGGACGGCCCGGCCGTCGTCCCGGTCAACTACCTGGTATCCGGAGGGGACATCGCCTTCCGCACGGCGCCCGGCAGCGCCGCGGCCGCCGCCGACGGGGCCGAAGTGGCCTTCGAGGTCGACCACATCGACGATGCCTTCCGCCGGGGGTGGAGTGTGCTCGCCGTGGGGCCGGGTCGTGCGGTCACCGACCCCGATGCCGTCGGCAGGCTGGAAGCGGAGGCGCCCACACTGCCCTGGGCCGGCGGTGAGCGCCGGCTATGGCTGGCGATCACACCGACCCGTGTCACCGGCCGCAGGATCGTGAACCCCCAGGCCGGCCACGGCCCGTGCGGAAGCGCGGAGGACACGGCCCGGGGCGTGTCCGACCCGTAG